Proteins from a genomic interval of Orbaceae bacterium lpD02:
- the rlmF gene encoding 23S rRNA (adenine(1618)-N(6))-methyltransferase RlmF: protein MDKAAIGSVKAQLHSRNRHRLGYDFLQLAQTLPELAPFIYENQYGNLSVDFSNPIAVKMLNKALLLHFYKLIYWDIPDSYLCPPVPGRADYIHYLADLLADENHGLIPQSKPIRVLDIGVGANAIYPIVGHGEYGWSFVGSDINPAAIKIATLIAQSNPKLKDALQCRLQPDNNAIFNNIIKAKEYFALTLCNPPFYASAQEAQASNYKKVTNLAKSTSSASYRPTIRNFSGQDNELWCQGGESEFISKMIIESKDYQSQCLWFSSLVAKKETLTILTKLLNKVGVADFKIINMAQGQKISRMIAWTFIDKSERHQYLRNHSMI, encoded by the coding sequence ATGGACAAAGCCGCCATTGGGTCAGTAAAAGCACAACTTCATAGCCGTAATCGACATCGCCTTGGTTATGATTTTTTACAGCTAGCACAAACACTGCCTGAACTTGCTCCGTTTATTTATGAAAATCAATATGGCAATTTGTCGGTGGATTTTTCCAATCCTATTGCGGTTAAAATGCTAAATAAGGCACTATTATTACATTTTTATAAACTAATCTATTGGGATATTCCTGATAGCTATTTATGCCCACCCGTACCTGGCCGCGCAGACTATATTCATTATTTAGCTGATTTATTGGCTGACGAGAATCACGGACTTATTCCACAAAGTAAGCCGATACGAGTACTTGATATTGGTGTTGGAGCGAATGCCATTTATCCGATTGTTGGTCATGGCGAATATGGTTGGTCATTTGTCGGCAGTGATATTAATCCCGCAGCAATCAAAATCGCGACATTAATTGCGCAGAGTAATCCAAAATTAAAAGACGCACTACAATGCCGATTACAACCTGATAATAATGCGATTTTTAACAATATCATTAAAGCAAAAGAGTATTTTGCCCTTACGCTATGTAATCCACCATTTTATGCTTCTGCACAAGAAGCGCAGGCAAGTAATTATAAAAAAGTAACCAATTTAGCTAAGTCAACGTCATCAGCATCATATAGACCAACTATTCGCAACTTTTCAGGTCAAGATAATGAGCTTTGGTGCCAAGGCGGTGAAAGTGAATTTATTAGCAAGATGATCATTGAGAGTAAAGATTATCAGTCACAATGTTTATGGTTTAGTTCACTCGTTGCCAAGAAAGAGACATTAACCATTTTGACCAAGTTATTAAATAAAGTTGGTGTTGCTGACTTTAAAATTATTAATATGGCACAAGGTCAAAAAATAAGTCGTATGATTGCTTGGACCTTTATTGATAAAAGTGAACGACATCAATATTTACGAAATCATAGCATGATTTGA